In a single window of the Tellurirhabdus bombi genome:
- a CDS encoding efflux transporter outer membrane subunit has product MQKNIIKTLHSAAYFAVFVLALSSCKVSAPLQLPTATRMPATFSGSADSTNIGAMDWKSFFTDANLISLIDTALNRNLDLQVATQRIEFARASFLLSRGAFAPAVSAVASVGVDRYGDYTLNGIGNYDTNLSPNIDGKQRIPTRPTPDYFLGFRSAWEVDLWGKLRARKRAAYIRFLASEKGRHLITTSLISEVARLYYTLLALDGELEIIQDNIDLQQKAVELVDVQKQAGRVTELAVQQFSAQLLNTRSLAGQVQQQIIETETQLNNLLGRFPQPIVRGRSIREQNLPANIAAGIPSQMLRRRPDIRQAELEMEAAKVDVQAAQAEFYPALVLSPYVGLNAFRASVLFNPASLAFGVLGGLAAPVFNRRILKANYNVSNAQAREAFFNYQKAVINGFGEVFTNLKGLDNYRQVAELKSQEVTVLGQAASISNDLFVTGYASYLEVITAQRSVLEAELALINTKRAEFLSLIGLYQSLGGGWR; this is encoded by the coding sequence GTGCAAAAAAACATAATTAAGACCCTTCATTCTGCTGCTTATTTCGCGGTATTCGTTCTGGCATTAAGTAGTTGCAAAGTATCTGCCCCTTTGCAACTGCCCACCGCCACCCGGATGCCAGCCACGTTTTCCGGGAGTGCCGATTCGACCAATATCGGAGCGATGGATTGGAAGTCCTTTTTTACGGACGCCAACCTGATTAGCCTGATTGATACCGCACTAAACCGTAACCTGGACTTACAGGTTGCTACGCAGCGGATCGAGTTTGCCCGGGCTAGCTTTCTGTTGAGTCGGGGGGCTTTTGCTCCTGCGGTGAGCGCTGTTGCGTCGGTCGGTGTAGATCGGTACGGTGATTATACGCTAAATGGTATTGGTAATTATGACACGAACTTATCGCCCAATATTGACGGTAAGCAGCGGATTCCTACCCGACCAACACCGGACTATTTTCTGGGTTTTCGAAGCGCCTGGGAAGTGGATCTCTGGGGTAAATTGAGAGCCAGAAAACGGGCCGCTTACATACGTTTCCTGGCCTCTGAAAAAGGGCGTCATTTGATAACTACGTCGCTTATTTCCGAAGTTGCCCGCCTTTACTATACCCTGCTGGCGCTGGATGGTGAATTGGAAATCATTCAGGATAACATCGACTTGCAGCAGAAAGCCGTTGAACTGGTGGATGTGCAGAAACAAGCGGGCCGGGTGACCGAACTGGCCGTGCAGCAATTTTCGGCTCAGCTTCTGAACACACGCAGTCTGGCGGGGCAGGTTCAGCAACAGATCATTGAAACCGAAACACAGTTGAACAACCTGCTGGGGCGTTTCCCGCAACCCATCGTCCGTGGGCGCTCGATTCGGGAGCAGAACCTACCCGCCAATATTGCGGCGGGTATTCCGTCCCAGATGTTGCGCCGGCGACCAGATATCCGGCAGGCCGAACTGGAAATGGAAGCGGCCAAGGTAGACGTACAAGCTGCTCAGGCGGAATTTTATCCGGCTTTGGTTCTTTCCCCGTATGTGGGCCTGAACGCCTTCCGGGCCTCGGTGCTTTTCAACCCCGCCTCACTTGCCTTTGGTGTTCTGGGCGGACTAGCGGCACCCGTTTTTAACCGCCGGATACTTAAAGCCAATTATAATGTTTCCAATGCGCAGGCTCGCGAAGCTTTTTTCAACTACCAGAAAGCGGTTATCAACGGCTTTGGCGAAGTGTTCACGAACCTGAAAGGTCTGGATAACTACCGGCAGGTGGCCGAGCTGAAAAGCCAGGAAGTTACCGTTCTAGGCCAAGCCGCCTCAATTTCAAACGATTTGTTTGTTACCGGATATGCGTCATATCTGGAAGTGATTACGGCGCAACGCAGCGTACTGGAGGCCGAATTGGCCTTGATCAATACCAAACGTGCGGAATTCCTGTCGCTGATTGGATTATACCAATCGCTGGGCGGCGGCTGGCGTTAG
- a CDS encoding efflux RND transporter permease subunit — translation MFNTFIKRPLLSAVISVVILLLGLLALTTLPVTQFPDIVPPSVTVTANYTGANAQVSTKAVAMPIERAINGVPDMTYMTSISGNDGSTLIQVFFKVGTDPDLAAVNVQNRVTTVLDELPEEVIKAGVTTEKEVNSMLLYLNLISSDSTVDEKFIYNFADINLFPELKRIDGVGFVDILGAREYSMRVWLKPDRMTVYQVSPDDVINAIRKQNVEAAPGKAGESADRDAQVLQYVLRYTGKFFEPAQYENIIIRAEEGGSILRLKDVADVEFGSLDYGILSKNDGRPSAAIMLKQRPGSNAQDVINNVKAKMAELKETTFPPGMTYNFAYDVSRFLDASIHEVLRTLVEAFILVFIVVFLFLQDWRSTLICALAVPVALVGTFAFMNTIGFSINLLTLFALVLAIGIVVDNAIVVVEAVHAKMHEEHLSPRAATFAAMKEISGAIVAITLVMSAVFIPVAFLDGPVGIFYRQFSLTLAISIVISGINAVTLTPALCALLLRPIHGEQKGLLGRFFAGFNRGYDSLSGKYQKILSPFVNRRVVTWATLFLFIAATWGINTILPAGFIPTEDQGMIYANVTTPVGATVERTEEVMDQVQEAAATIESVENVSTLAGLSLMTDGAGASYGMGMINLKHWDERKESVDDVIAVLAEKTKHINDASIQFFSPPTVPGFGNSSGFELRMLDRTRSDDLQKTKKVADDFIAALEKRPEITRVFTSFDPSYPQYVLHVDQEKAAQKGVSIDNAMSTLQTLMGSFYASNFIRFNQMYKVMVQAAPNYRAKPEDVLAMHVKNDKGEMVPYSNFIRLERVYGPEQLTRYNMFTSAMINGEAAPGYSSGDAIKAIEEVAAKTLPRGYGFEWSGMTREEVLSGDQALYIFAICLVFVYLLLVAQYESLFLPLAVLLSLPAGIFGSFLCLQLAGLQNNIYAQVSLVMLIGLLGKNAILIVEFANQRQKEGLPIIKAAIEGAVSRLRPILMTSFAFIAGLIPLCVASGAGALGNRSIGTAAAGGMFIGTFFGLFLIPGLYVIFAKLAEKLQSKKTIDEDHDSYEEDESELVPVLTQTHVNGAKKHN, via the coding sequence GATATTGTTCCGCCTTCGGTTACGGTAACAGCCAACTATACAGGAGCCAACGCCCAGGTAAGTACCAAGGCCGTTGCCATGCCTATTGAACGTGCCATCAACGGGGTGCCGGACATGACCTACATGACCTCCATTTCCGGGAACGATGGTTCAACGCTGATTCAGGTGTTTTTTAAAGTGGGCACCGACCCCGATTTGGCCGCCGTCAACGTGCAAAACCGGGTGACCACCGTGCTGGATGAGCTTCCGGAAGAGGTTATTAAAGCCGGGGTAACGACCGAAAAGGAAGTAAACAGTATGCTGCTTTATCTTAACCTGATCAGCAGTGATTCAACGGTCGATGAGAAGTTCATCTATAACTTTGCTGACATTAACTTATTTCCTGAGCTAAAGCGGATTGATGGCGTTGGTTTTGTGGATATTCTGGGAGCGCGGGAATACTCCATGCGGGTATGGCTCAAACCGGATCGGATGACCGTTTATCAGGTTTCTCCCGACGATGTAATTAATGCCATTCGGAAGCAAAACGTGGAAGCAGCCCCGGGAAAAGCGGGTGAAAGTGCCGACCGTGATGCGCAGGTATTGCAGTATGTTTTGCGTTATACCGGTAAATTTTTCGAGCCAGCCCAATACGAAAACATCATTATCCGTGCCGAAGAAGGAGGCTCTATTTTGCGCTTGAAAGACGTTGCCGACGTTGAATTTGGCTCCCTGGACTACGGGATTTTGTCTAAAAATGACGGTCGCCCGTCGGCAGCCATCATGCTGAAACAGCGTCCGGGTTCTAACGCGCAGGATGTTATTAATAACGTGAAGGCCAAGATGGCCGAGTTGAAGGAAACAACTTTTCCTCCGGGCATGACTTACAACTTTGCCTACGATGTTTCGCGCTTCCTGGACGCTTCCATTCACGAAGTACTTCGGACACTGGTCGAGGCGTTTATTTTGGTATTTATCGTCGTATTCCTCTTTCTGCAAGACTGGCGCTCGACCTTGATTTGCGCTTTGGCGGTGCCGGTAGCCCTGGTTGGTACGTTTGCCTTCATGAATACCATCGGTTTTTCGATTAACTTGCTCACTCTGTTTGCGTTGGTTCTGGCCATTGGGATTGTCGTCGATAACGCCATCGTCGTGGTCGAAGCCGTACACGCCAAAATGCACGAAGAACACCTCTCCCCCCGGGCGGCAACCTTTGCCGCGATGAAGGAAATCAGCGGTGCCATCGTAGCCATCACGCTGGTGATGTCGGCGGTATTTATTCCGGTGGCCTTTCTGGATGGACCGGTCGGTATTTTCTACCGCCAGTTCTCTCTGACGCTGGCGATCTCCATTGTGATTTCGGGGATCAACGCCGTTACGCTGACTCCGGCCCTGTGTGCCTTGTTGCTCCGTCCCATACACGGCGAACAAAAAGGATTACTGGGCCGCTTTTTTGCTGGATTTAACCGAGGATACGATTCTTTATCGGGCAAATACCAGAAGATTCTGAGTCCGTTTGTGAACCGGCGGGTTGTTACCTGGGCTACTTTGTTTTTGTTCATTGCGGCCACCTGGGGCATTAATACCATTTTGCCCGCGGGCTTTATTCCTACCGAAGATCAGGGAATGATTTATGCCAACGTAACCACCCCCGTTGGCGCCACCGTGGAACGAACGGAGGAAGTGATGGATCAGGTGCAGGAAGCGGCGGCCACCATCGAGTCGGTCGAAAACGTATCTACCCTGGCCGGTCTTAGCCTGATGACCGACGGAGCGGGGGCTTCCTACGGCATGGGCATGATCAACCTGAAGCACTGGGATGAGCGAAAAGAGTCGGTCGACGACGTTATTGCCGTCCTGGCCGAAAAAACGAAGCACATCAACGATGCCAGCATTCAGTTTTTCTCCCCTCCTACCGTTCCTGGTTTCGGTAATTCCAGTGGATTTGAGCTTCGGATGCTTGACCGTACGCGAAGCGACGATCTGCAAAAAACCAAAAAAGTAGCCGATGACTTTATTGCCGCGCTGGAAAAACGCCCCGAAATCACCCGGGTTTTTACCAGTTTCGACCCTAGTTATCCTCAATACGTGCTGCACGTCGATCAGGAAAAAGCCGCCCAGAAAGGCGTTTCTATCGACAATGCCATGAGTACGCTGCAAACCCTGATGGGGAGTTTTTACGCCTCCAACTTCATCCGGTTCAATCAGATGTATAAAGTAATGGTACAAGCCGCACCGAACTACCGCGCGAAACCGGAAGATGTCCTGGCAATGCACGTAAAGAACGACAAGGGTGAGATGGTCCCCTACTCCAACTTTATCCGGCTGGAACGCGTCTACGGCCCGGAGCAGCTTACCCGCTACAACATGTTTACCTCGGCCATGATCAACGGAGAAGCCGCACCGGGTTACAGTAGCGGCGACGCGATCAAAGCTATTGAAGAAGTGGCGGCCAAAACCCTGCCACGGGGGTATGGCTTTGAATGGTCGGGTATGACGCGTGAAGAAGTGCTTTCGGGCGACCAGGCGCTTTACATTTTTGCGATCTGTCTGGTGTTTGTGTACCTCCTGCTGGTGGCGCAGTACGAAAGTTTGTTTTTGCCCCTGGCGGTGTTGCTCTCGCTTCCGGCCGGGATTTTCGGCTCGTTCCTCTGCCTGCAACTAGCTGGTTTACAGAACAATATTTACGCGCAGGTATCACTGGTTATGCTTATCGGTCTGCTGGGTAAAAATGCCATTCTGATCGTAGAGTTTGCCAATCAGCGGCAGAAAGAGGGACTGCCCATCATCAAAGCGGCCATCGAGGGAGCCGTCTCCCGTTTACGCCCTATTTTGATGACTTCGTTTGCGTTCATTGCGGGTCTGATTCCGCTTTGTGTCGCGTCCGGCGCTGGTGCGTTAGGAAACCGCTCTATTGGTACGGCAGCAGCAGGCGGGATGTTTATCGGTACGTTCTTCGGTCTTTTCCTGATTCCTGGTCTGTATGTCATTTTTGCCAAATTGGCCGAGAAACTGCAATCGAAAAAGACCATTGATGAAGACCACGATTCGTATGAAGAAGACGAGTCAGAACTGGTTCCTGTATTAACTCAAACCCACGTAAACGGTGCAAAAAAACATAATTAA